The Chitinophagales bacterium genome includes a window with the following:
- the gmk gene encoding guanylate kinase, which translates to MSPKLLVFTAPSGAGKTTIVRHLLEKFSKLEFSVSATTRAQRPHETDGKDYYFLSEENFKKKIEQDAFLEWEEVYKGSIYGTLHSEIERISSEGKIAVFDIDVKGALNIKQQYGNEAFTIFVKPPSLEVLIERLSKRGTEDETAFQKRVDRMKYEMSCEKKFDFILLNDELPLALEQAEQLVLKFI; encoded by the coding sequence ATGAGTCCGAAATTACTTGTATTTACAGCGCCATCGGGCGCAGGTAAAACCACTATTGTGAGGCATTTATTGGAGAAATTCAGCAAGCTGGAATTTTCAGTAAGTGCCACTACCCGCGCACAAAGACCACATGAAACAGATGGAAAAGACTATTATTTTCTAAGCGAAGAAAATTTCAAAAAGAAAATAGAGCAAGACGCCTTTTTGGAATGGGAAGAAGTTTATAAAGGCTCTATTTACGGAACTCTACACTCGGAAATTGAGAGAATCAGTTCGGAAGGAAAAATTGCGGTATTTGATATTGATGTAAAGGGTGCGTTAAATATTAAGCAGCAATACGGCAATGAGGCATTCACTATTTTTGTAAAACCACCTTCGCTCGAAGTACTCATAGAGCGACTTAGCAAGAGAGGGACAGAAGATGAAACCGCTTTTCAAAAACGGGTAGATCGTATGAAGTATGAGATGAGTTGCGAAAAAAAGTTTGATTTTATTCTGCTAAATGACGAACTTCCGTTAGCTTTAGAGCAAGCAGAGCAGCTTGTTCTGAAATTTATCTAA
- a CDS encoding M23 family metallopeptidase codes for MPNHPPFWKTFSAITIIAAFWAFDYKAAKTLSLYKPMELPYILSGTFGELRGSHFHMGIDIKTLGREGFPVQSIEAGYVSRIKISPYGYGKAVYIDHPNKLTSVYAHLSDLSPRIKKAAYELMRENKNNELDHYFEAGALPLKAQELIGYSGNSGGSMGPHLHFELRESALQIPVNPLHFNYSIEDKEAPQINALYLYNLENTSGIEFPKRIPNCDGDTLQINSSILGVAVSAFDRQDGNYNKNGVYSVKLSLNDRVIFEMTMDKISYSESRYIQAHSDPLIKEKHRESVHRCFILPGDALSIYNVAENYGKITLENQQLYKFNLELKDYNKNTTTREWWVQKNDTLAFFSEIEDSAKGKMPVTHAQKFDYESKQWTINIPAKAFYYDTYIFIEESDSTEEGHLCNKLKIASPHRETHRLFSISLTPDQKIDQPDKAVIVREENGNRSYLTTHYKDKTWSTRSRSFGTYYLVSDTTIPKFIKMEKVAKEKKVIFYAKDSQSGITDYHAYINGEWSVCYYDAKNDAFEIECRSCFEQSETELVLNLSDEKRNILSIKEKF; via the coding sequence ATGCCCAATCACCCACCGTTTTGGAAAACATTCTCTGCAATTACCATAATAGCTGCATTCTGGGCTTTTGACTACAAAGCTGCCAAAACACTGAGTCTTTACAAACCAATGGAACTGCCCTATATTTTATCGGGCACATTTGGAGAACTGCGCGGCAGTCATTTTCACATGGGTATTGACATCAAGACATTGGGGCGGGAAGGCTTCCCCGTGCAAAGTATTGAAGCCGGTTACGTGTCGAGAATAAAAATTTCACCCTACGGATATGGGAAGGCTGTTTACATTGACCATCCAAATAAACTCACAAGTGTATATGCACATCTTTCAGATTTATCTCCGCGCATAAAAAAAGCGGCCTATGAGCTTATGCGTGAAAACAAAAACAATGAACTCGACCATTATTTTGAGGCCGGAGCGCTTCCTTTAAAAGCACAAGAACTCATAGGCTACTCAGGAAATTCAGGAGGTTCTATGGGCCCACATTTGCATTTTGAATTAAGGGAAAGTGCCTTGCAAATCCCTGTCAATCCGCTGCATTTCAATTACTCCATTGAAGACAAAGAAGCTCCTCAGATTAATGCACTGTATTTGTACAATTTAGAAAATACAAGCGGAATAGAGTTTCCTAAAAGAATCCCCAATTGCGATGGTGATACACTGCAAATCAACAGCTCAATATTGGGCGTGGCAGTAAGTGCATTTGACAGGCAAGATGGCAATTATAACAAAAATGGCGTGTATTCTGTAAAGCTGTCTTTAAATGATAGAGTGATTTTTGAAATGACTATGGATAAGATTTCCTATTCAGAGAGCAGGTACATTCAGGCACATTCCGATCCATTGATAAAAGAAAAACACAGAGAATCCGTACATCGCTGCTTTATTCTGCCGGGCGATGCATTGTCTATTTATAATGTGGCTGAAAATTACGGAAAAATCACACTGGAAAATCAGCAGCTTTATAAGTTTAATCTTGAGCTAAAAGATTACAATAAGAATACAACAACCCGGGAATGGTGGGTTCAAAAAAATGATACGCTTGCATTTTTTTCTGAAATTGAGGATAGTGCAAAAGGAAAAATGCCTGTTACTCATGCTCAGAAATTTGATTACGAAAGCAAACAATGGACAATCAATATTCCTGCTAAAGCTTTTTATTACGATACCTATATTTTTATTGAAGAATCCGATAGTACAGAAGAAGGACACCTATGTAATAAATTAAAAATTGCTTCGCCACACAGAGAAACCCACCGTTTATTTTCAATAAGTTTAACACCCGACCAAAAAATTGATCAGCCTGATAAAGCAGTAATTGTAAGGGAAGAAAATGGCAATCGAAGTTATCTCACTACCCATTACAAAGACAAGACCTGGAGTACAAGAAGCCGATCATTTGGGACTTATTACCTGGTGAGCGACACTACAATTCCTAAATTTATAAAAATGGAAAAAGTGGCCAAAGAGAAAAAAGTGATTTTTTATGCCAAGGACAGCCAAAGTGGAATTACGGATTATCATGCTTATATTAACGGAGAATGGAGCGTCTGCTATTACGATGCGAAAAACGATGCATTTGAGATAGAATGTCGCTCCTGTTTCGAACAAAGCGAGACTGAGCTTGTTCTGAATTTGAGCGATGAAAAACGCAATATTTTATCAATAAAAGAAAAATTTTAA
- a CDS encoding type II toxin-antitoxin system RelE/ParE family toxin: MNKNKKYRTVIFYKNYFQDFFEKQRAKVKDKIIWTLDLIEEIQRVPETYLKHIENTDGLFEIRVQQGSDIFRIFCFFDEGKLVVLANGFQKKSQKTPKQEILKALKIKEEYEKQGK; the protein is encoded by the coding sequence GTGAATAAAAATAAGAAATATAGAACTGTAATATTTTACAAGAACTATTTTCAGGATTTTTTTGAAAAACAAAGAGCTAAAGTTAAAGATAAGATTATTTGGACGCTCGATCTAATTGAAGAAATTCAACGGGTACCTGAAACTTATCTCAAACATATTGAAAACACAGATGGGCTTTTTGAAATACGTGTACAGCAAGGCAGCGATATTTTTCGGATTTTCTGTTTTTTTGATGAAGGTAAACTTGTAGTCTTAGCTAATGGATTTCAAAAAAAGTCCCAAAAGACACCAAAGCAAGAAATATTAAAAGCACTAAAAATAAAGGAAGAGTATGAAAAACAGGGAAAATAA
- the apaG gene encoding Co2+/Mg2+ efflux protein ApaG produces the protein MSTQITRGVKISVETFYQENYSNPTHGDYMFAYRITIENRNEYTVKLLSRHWYIFDSNNETNEVEGDGVVGKQPVLKPGEIHKYISGCNLKSEIGKMWGTYTMQNMEDGSLFKVDIPEFQLVVPFKMN, from the coding sequence ATGTCAACTCAAATCACCCGTGGAGTAAAAATCAGTGTTGAAACTTTTTACCAGGAAAACTACTCCAACCCTACTCACGGAGATTACATGTTTGCTTACAGAATAACTATTGAAAACCGCAATGAATATACCGTTAAGCTGCTCAGCCGCCACTGGTATATTTTCGATTCCAACAATGAAACCAATGAAGTGGAAGGTGATGGAGTTGTGGGCAAACAACCGGTATTAAAACCCGGTGAAATACACAAATACATTTCTGGCTGTAATCTTAAATCTGAAATCGGTAAAATGTGGGGGACTTATACCATGCAAAATATGGAAGATGGCAGCCTCTTTAAAGTTGATATTCCTGAATTTCAACTTGTTGTGCCTTTTAAGATGAATTGA
- the bcp gene encoding thioredoxin-dependent thiol peroxidase — MTHLNQGDKAPDFSAKDQNGNTVKLSDLKGKKVILYFYPKDSTPGCTKEACDFRDNYEMLQSKGFEVIGVSTDSEKSHQKFIDKHNLPFTLLVDEDKELVNKYGVWGPKKFMGREFDGLHRTTFVIDEKGEILEVIKKVDTKNSSAQVLDLLGMEV; from the coding sequence ATGACACATTTAAACCAAGGCGATAAAGCCCCCGATTTTTCAGCTAAAGATCAAAATGGAAACACGGTAAAACTCAGCGACCTGAAAGGCAAAAAGGTCATCCTGTATTTTTACCCCAAAGACAGTACACCCGGATGTACCAAAGAGGCCTGTGATTTTAGGGACAATTACGAAATGTTGCAGTCCAAAGGTTTTGAAGTAATTGGAGTGAGTACCGACAGCGAGAAATCCCACCAAAAATTCATTGACAAACACAATTTGCCATTCACTCTTTTGGTAGATGAGGACAAGGAATTGGTCAATAAATACGGTGTTTGGGGCCCTAAGAAATTTATGGGCAGGGAATTCGATGGCCTGCACCGCACTACTTTTGTTATTGATGAAAAAGGAGAAATCCTGGAAGTGATCAAAAAAGTAGATACCAAAAACTCCAGCGCCCAAGTATTGGATTTATTGGGAATGGAGGTGTAA
- a CDS encoding sodium:solute symporter: MSLSPPLILLFIGLYFAVLLLISWWSSRGADNDSFFIGERKSPWYLVAFGMIGTSLSGVTFISIPGVVGNFSSPNGQFSYMQLVLGYLLGYLVIGTVLMPLYYRLQLTSIYGYLEQRFGNASYKTGAAYFLLSRSIGASFRLFLVAIVLQKFVFDAWGFPFPLTVLFTLMLIWIYTFKGGIKTIVWTDTLQTLFMVSAVLISIFFIAQKLDWGFIEMTENIKNSAYSQLFFWDVKNDNFFWKQFLSGAFISIVMTGLDQDMMQKNNSCKNIREAQLNMFSFSLILVVVNLIFVSLGALLYIYADIQGIAVPERTDYLFPTMALEYFPAMAGIVFILGLIAAAYSSADSALTALTTSFCVDILNFEKSKESKQKLYNTRYKVHIGFTALLFIIIIIFRYVLEEDVISSLFKAAGYTYGPLLGLYAFGLFTRWQIRDKWVPIICLLSPVLSFIVNENSENWFNGYQFGFEILILNGALTFAGLLLLIKKKEYEQ; encoded by the coding sequence ATGAGTCTTAGTCCACCCCTGATTCTATTATTTATCGGCCTTTATTTTGCTGTTCTGCTCCTCATTTCCTGGTGGTCCTCGCGCGGTGCGGACAATGATTCCTTTTTCATCGGTGAGCGAAAATCACCTTGGTACCTGGTAGCTTTCGGCATGATCGGAACTTCGCTATCTGGCGTAACTTTCATATCAATACCAGGCGTGGTGGGCAATTTCAGCAGCCCCAACGGACAGTTTTCCTATATGCAATTGGTGCTGGGTTATCTTCTGGGCTATCTGGTTATCGGCACCGTGCTAATGCCCCTGTATTACCGCCTTCAGCTTACTTCAATCTACGGTTATCTGGAACAGCGTTTTGGCAATGCCTCCTACAAAACGGGAGCCGCTTACTTCCTGCTTTCAAGGAGTATTGGTGCTTCCTTCCGTTTATTTTTGGTGGCTATTGTTTTGCAAAAATTTGTATTTGATGCCTGGGGCTTTCCCTTTCCACTCACTGTACTTTTCACCCTGATGCTCATCTGGATTTATACTTTTAAAGGCGGTATAAAGACCATTGTGTGGACAGATACCCTGCAAACACTTTTTATGGTTTCAGCAGTGCTGATCAGTATTTTCTTTATTGCACAAAAGTTGGACTGGGGTTTTATTGAGATGACAGAAAATATCAAGAACAGTGCATACAGTCAGCTCTTTTTCTGGGATGTAAAAAACGACAATTTTTTCTGGAAGCAATTTCTCAGCGGTGCTTTTATATCCATTGTAATGACCGGACTGGATCAGGACATGATGCAGAAAAACAACAGCTGCAAAAACATCAGGGAAGCACAACTCAATATGTTTAGCTTTAGCCTGATATTGGTAGTAGTGAATCTGATTTTTGTGAGCCTTGGTGCGCTGTTATATATATATGCCGATATTCAGGGCATAGCTGTACCGGAACGAACTGATTATTTATTTCCCACAATGGCATTGGAGTACTTTCCAGCAATGGCGGGCATAGTGTTTATTTTAGGACTGATTGCAGCAGCCTATTCCAGTGCCGATTCCGCACTTACAGCCCTGACTACCTCTTTTTGTGTGGATATTCTGAATTTTGAAAAAAGCAAAGAAAGCAAACAGAAACTCTATAATACCCGGTATAAAGTACATATTGGTTTCACTGCCTTGCTCTTTATTATTATCATTATATTCCGGTATGTATTAGAGGAAGATGTAATCAGCTCACTATTTAAAGCAGCGGGCTACACCTATGGCCCCTTGCTGGGCTTGTATGCATTCGGACTTTTTACACGCTGGCAGATACGCGACAAATGGGTGCCTATTATTTGCCTGCTATCACCGGTACTTTCATTTATTGTAAATGAAAATTCAGAAAACTGGTTCAACGGGTATCAATTTGGTTTTGAAATACTGATCCTCAATGGGGCACTGACATTTGCGGGTTTATTATTGTTAATTAAGAAAAAAGAATATGAGCAGTAA
- the hutU gene encoding urocanate hydratase, with translation MPTKTIKAPTGNKLNCKGWVQEAAYRMIQHNLDPEVAEKPDELIVYGGTGKAARNWEAFDKILESLKKLEDDETLLVQSGKPVGVLRSHKDAPRVLIANSNLVGNWANWEHFRELEKKGLMMYGQMTAGSWIYIGSQGIVQGTYETFLSLADQHFDGSLKGKLNVTAGLGGMGGAQPLAITMNGGVCLAAEVEASRIEKRLTTKYLDKSSTDIDEAIDWALEAKANGEAISIGVLANAVDLLERMIERNIVPDTLTDQTSAHDELVGYIPKGFSVEETNILREKDPKEYIKHSLDTMVEHVKLMIALQEKGSIVFDYGNNLRGQAKAHGLENAFSFPGFVPAYIRPLFCKGSGPFRFVALSGDPQDIYTCDEKLKELFPENEGLLRWLKMAKEKISFQGLPSRICWLEMGAREKAALAFNQLVKEGKLKAPIVIGRDHLDTGSVASPNRETEAMKDGSDAVADWPILNALINTAGGASWVSFHHGGGVGMGYSLHAGMVIVADGTDDAAKRLSRVLHNDPALGVIRHADAGYEIAKETARKFGLDL, from the coding sequence ATGCCAACCAAAACCATAAAAGCCCCAACAGGAAACAAGCTCAATTGCAAAGGCTGGGTTCAGGAAGCTGCCTATAGAATGATCCAACACAATCTGGATCCGGAAGTAGCGGAAAAACCCGATGAGCTGATCGTATATGGCGGAACGGGTAAAGCTGCTCGCAATTGGGAGGCTTTTGATAAAATCCTGGAATCGCTGAAAAAGTTGGAGGATGATGAAACGCTTTTGGTGCAATCGGGCAAACCGGTGGGCGTATTGCGCTCGCACAAAGATGCACCACGGGTTTTGATTGCCAATTCCAACCTGGTGGGCAATTGGGCCAATTGGGAGCATTTTCGTGAGTTGGAAAAAAAAGGCTTGATGATGTACGGTCAAATGACGGCCGGAAGCTGGATTTATATTGGCTCACAGGGAATTGTGCAAGGTACTTACGAGACTTTTCTTTCACTAGCGGATCAACATTTTGATGGATCGCTCAAAGGAAAATTGAATGTAACGGCCGGATTAGGCGGAATGGGCGGAGCGCAACCTTTGGCCATTACCATGAATGGCGGTGTTTGCCTTGCTGCCGAAGTAGAAGCTTCCAGAATTGAAAAGCGATTGACAACAAAATATTTGGACAAAAGCAGCACCGATATAGACGAAGCTATTGATTGGGCATTGGAAGCAAAAGCCAATGGTGAAGCTATTTCCATAGGTGTGCTGGCAAATGCCGTGGATTTGTTGGAAAGAATGATAGAGAGAAATATAGTGCCCGATACATTGACCGACCAAACCAGTGCGCACGATGAATTGGTAGGCTATATTCCAAAAGGATTTTCTGTGGAAGAAACCAATATTTTGAGGGAAAAAGATCCAAAGGAATACATCAAGCATTCGCTGGATACTATGGTAGAGCATGTGAAATTGATGATTGCACTTCAGGAAAAAGGTTCAATTGTATTTGATTACGGAAATAATCTCAGGGGGCAGGCCAAGGCGCATGGCCTCGAAAATGCCTTTAGCTTTCCCGGATTTGTTCCGGCCTATATTCGCCCCTTGTTTTGCAAAGGCAGTGGACCATTCCGTTTTGTCGCGCTTTCGGGTGATCCACAGGATATTTATACCTGCGATGAAAAACTGAAGGAATTGTTTCCAGAGAATGAAGGGCTGTTGCGTTGGCTGAAAATGGCCAAAGAAAAAATCAGTTTTCAGGGACTGCCTTCGCGTATTTGCTGGCTGGAAATGGGCGCAAGGGAAAAAGCTGCTTTGGCCTTTAATCAACTGGTGAAGGAAGGAAAATTAAAAGCACCGATTGTAATCGGGCGAGATCACTTGGATACGGGCTCTGTAGCTTCTCCCAACCGAGAAACTGAAGCCATGAAAGATGGCTCTGATGCCGTAGCAGATTGGCCTATTCTTAATGCGCTGATCAATACGGCTGGTGGTGCAAGCTGGGTTTCTTTCCATCATGGTGGGGGAGTGGGCATGGGCTATTCGCTACATGCCGGAATGGTGATTGTCGCTGACGGAACGGATGATGCAGCAAAAAGATTGAGCCGGGTATTGCACAACGATCCCGCTTTGGGCGTAATCCGCCATGCAGATGCTGGCTACGAAATCGCCAAGGAAACTGCAAGGAAATTTGGACTGGATCTTTAG
- a CDS encoding phospho-sugar mutase: MSAATLESNVKKKIDEWLNGSFDEDTKNKVRKLLEENRYDELTDAFYQDLEFGTGGLRGIMGVGSNRMNKYTVGKATQGLCNYLKAQFPNEQIKFVIAHDCRNQSDYFAKIVADVCSANDIKVYFFNGLRPTPELSFAIKELDCKSGVMLTASHNPKEYNGYKAYWEDGGQLVAPHDKNVIAEVNKITDIAQVKFEAKEENIETIGEEIDRIYLNKIMDLSLRPDAVKKEKNLKIVFSPIHGTAIMLVPQALEKWGFENVHVVEEQATPDGNFPTVIFPNPEEEEAMQLSLKKAKTIGADLVMACDPDGDRVGVGVKNRTGTFQLLNGNQICSLLVHYVISSMKELGKLPDNPYVVKTIVTSPLISEIAQKNHINCYETLTGFKHIGALITKLEGKENFIAGGEESYGYLVGDLVRDKDAVVSCTMIAEMTAYYKSQGKSLFDALLEIYSQYGFYKEKLISITKKGKSGAEEIKKMMQELRDNPPAKIAGSPVVKISDYQAGFKKDMASGRTKTIDLPKSNVLQFVTEDSSIISARPSGTEPKIKFYSSAKAVLKNTAEYEEIEAKLEEKLKQLTEALSG, translated from the coding sequence ATGTCTGCTGCAACATTAGAAAGCAATGTGAAAAAGAAGATTGACGAATGGCTGAACGGTTCATTTGACGAAGACACAAAAAATAAAGTTCGCAAGCTATTAGAGGAAAATCGCTACGATGAACTAACGGATGCATTTTACCAGGATCTGGAATTTGGAACAGGTGGTCTGCGCGGTATAATGGGTGTGGGTTCCAACAGGATGAATAAATACACCGTTGGCAAAGCCACGCAAGGTCTGTGCAATTACCTAAAAGCTCAATTTCCCAATGAACAAATCAAATTTGTAATAGCGCACGACTGTAGAAACCAATCGGATTATTTTGCAAAAATCGTAGCAGATGTTTGTTCCGCCAATGATATTAAAGTTTACTTTTTCAACGGATTGCGCCCTACTCCAGAACTGTCATTTGCCATAAAGGAACTGGACTGCAAAAGCGGGGTAATGCTTACTGCATCGCACAATCCAAAAGAATACAATGGCTACAAAGCCTATTGGGAAGATGGCGGGCAATTGGTAGCTCCGCACGATAAAAATGTCATTGCCGAGGTGAACAAAATCACCGATATAGCGCAGGTGAAATTTGAAGCCAAGGAAGAAAATATAGAAACGATAGGTGAAGAAATAGATCGGATTTACTTGAACAAAATCATGGATCTGAGTTTGCGCCCCGATGCTGTAAAAAAAGAAAAAAACCTGAAAATCGTCTTTTCTCCTATTCACGGAACAGCCATTATGCTGGTGCCACAAGCACTTGAAAAATGGGGTTTTGAAAATGTGCACGTAGTGGAAGAACAAGCCACGCCCGATGGGAATTTCCCCACGGTGATTTTCCCCAACCCTGAAGAAGAGGAAGCCATGCAATTGTCCCTGAAAAAGGCAAAAACCATTGGTGCGGATTTGGTTATGGCCTGCGATCCTGATGGAGACAGAGTTGGCGTAGGCGTGAAAAACAGAACTGGAACATTTCAATTGCTCAATGGCAATCAGATTTGCAGCCTCCTGGTACATTATGTAATCAGCAGCATGAAAGAACTGGGCAAATTGCCGGATAATCCTTATGTAGTAAAAACGATTGTTACCAGTCCTTTAATCTCTGAAATCGCACAAAAAAACCACATCAATTGCTATGAAACCCTTACCGGTTTTAAACACATTGGGGCACTGATCACAAAATTGGAAGGCAAAGAAAATTTCATTGCCGGAGGTGAAGAAAGCTACGGCTATTTGGTGGGTGATTTAGTTCGTGATAAAGACGCTGTTGTTTCCTGCACCATGATTGCAGAAATGACCGCTTATTACAAAAGCCAGGGGAAATCATTGTTTGATGCTCTGCTTGAAATCTACAGCCAATACGGCTTTTACAAAGAGAAATTGATCTCTATCACAAAAAAAGGCAAAAGTGGTGCAGAGGAAATCAAGAAAATGATGCAGGAGCTACGGGACAATCCACCTGCTAAAATTGCAGGTTCACCTGTTGTAAAAATCAGTGATTACCAGGCAGGCTTTAAAAAAGACATGGCAAGTGGCAGAACAAAAACTATTGATTTGCCAAAATCCAATGTATTGCAATTTGTTACTGAAGATAGCAGTATTATCTCTGCCCGTCCTTCTGGTACAGAACCAAAAATCAAATTTTATTCCAGTGCGAAAGCAGTTTTAAAAAATACTGCTGAGTATGAAGAAATTGAAGCAAAATTAGAAGAGAAATTAAAGCAATTGACAGAAGCCTTATCAGGATAA
- a CDS encoding bifunctional 3-deoxy-7-phosphoheptulonate synthase/chorismate mutase type II, translating to MPDELNLDKYWAKSLKRPFYIAGPCSAESEEQVFDTAKSLKSIGIDLFRAGIWKPRTRPNSFEGIGAVGLPWLKRVKDELNLPITIEVANPRHVELALEYGIDVLWIGARTTVNPFQVQEIAEALKGVDIPVIVKNPVNPDINLWIGAFERLNNVGITKLAAMHRGFSTYEKSVFRNAPQWEIPIDLKRRLPHLPIFCDPSHIMGKREGLGEVAQKALDLNYNGIMLETHPNPAKAWSDPEQQVTPRQLNEMLGKLVIRQQATDISAAKNELEKLRANIDRIDYLTLDLLAERMDVARKIGAYKKENNITILAPERWDEIIKTRSAKSEEKKLTLEFILNLFRDIHNESIHQQTSVMRDGED from the coding sequence ATGCCTGATGAACTCAACTTAGACAAATACTGGGCGAAATCCCTCAAGCGTCCTTTTTATATTGCCGGTCCCTGTAGTGCGGAATCTGAAGAGCAGGTATTTGATACTGCCAAATCCCTTAAAAGCATTGGTATAGATTTATTTCGTGCGGGAATTTGGAAGCCCCGAACCAGACCTAATTCCTTCGAGGGAATTGGAGCTGTAGGTTTGCCTTGGCTCAAGCGGGTAAAGGATGAATTGAATTTGCCAATAACCATTGAAGTGGCCAATCCCCGGCATGTGGAGTTGGCACTGGAATACGGCATAGATGTGCTTTGGATTGGCGCAAGAACTACGGTTAATCCCTTTCAGGTGCAGGAAATTGCAGAGGCTTTGAAAGGCGTGGATATTCCGGTAATTGTCAAAAACCCTGTGAATCCGGACATCAATTTGTGGATTGGTGCTTTCGAGCGATTGAATAATGTGGGCATTACCAAGCTGGCAGCCATGCACCGTGGTTTTTCTACTTATGAAAAATCTGTTTTTAGAAATGCACCACAATGGGAAATTCCAATTGATTTGAAAAGGAGATTGCCGCATCTGCCCATTTTTTGCGACCCAAGTCATATCATGGGTAAGCGAGAAGGTTTGGGAGAAGTAGCGCAAAAGGCATTGGATCTGAATTACAACGGCATCATGTTGGAAACGCATCCCAATCCGGCAAAGGCATGGAGCGATCCCGAACAGCAAGTTACACCTCGGCAGTTGAATGAAATGTTGGGAAAATTGGTCATTCGCCAGCAGGCTACGGATATTTCAGCAGCCAAAAATGAACTGGAAAAATTGCGCGCCAATATCGACCGCATTGATTACCTCACTTTGGATTTACTGGCAGAAAGAATGGATGTAGCACGAAAAATAGGTGCTTACAAAAAGGAAAACAACATCACCATTTTGGCGCCCGAACGCTGGGATGAGATTATAAAAACCCGATCTGCAAAATCTGAGGAGAAAAAACTGACCCTTGAATTTATTTTAAATTTGTTCAGGGACATTCACAATGAATCCATACACCAACAAACTTCTGTAATGCGAGATGGGGAGGATTGA
- a CDS encoding TIGR00730 family Rossman fold protein: MSSKHLTKNWTDLKAESSWQVFKVMSEMVEGFEKLNKIGPCISIFGSARVTPDSKYYQLTVEVASKLSKEGFGVISGGGPGVMEAANKGAKQADGKSVGLNIDLPFEQDSNPYIDPDKLITFRYFFIRKLMFVKYAQGFVLMPGGFGTMDEMFEIITLVQTDKVDNIPIILVGKDYWSGLVTWIKEQLLTGGYISKEDLDLFKLVDTADEVIEYINEFYSRDHILRPNL; the protein is encoded by the coding sequence ATGAGCAGTAAACATTTAACAAAAAACTGGACTGATCTAAAAGCAGAATCTTCCTGGCAGGTCTTTAAAGTAATGTCGGAAATGGTAGAAGGATTTGAAAAATTAAATAAAATCGGGCCTTGTATTTCCATATTTGGTTCAGCCAGGGTCACGCCCGATTCAAAATATTACCAGCTTACTGTAGAAGTAGCCAGCAAATTGAGCAAAGAAGGCTTCGGGGTGATATCCGGTGGAGGCCCCGGAGTGATGGAAGCTGCTAATAAAGGCGCAAAACAAGCTGATGGAAAATCAGTAGGCTTAAATATTGACCTACCTTTCGAACAGGATTCCAATCCATACATCGATCCTGATAAGCTCATTACATTCCGCTATTTCTTTATCAGAAAGCTGATGTTTGTAAAATATGCGCAGGGCTTTGTTCTGATGCCTGGTGGTTTTGGCACCATGGATGAAATGTTTGAAATCATCACCCTGGTACAAACTGATAAGGTGGACAATATCCCCATTATTTTAGTAGGCAAAGATTACTGGAGCGGTCTGGTAACCTGGATAAAAGAACAATTGCTGACCGGTGGCTATATCTCCAAAGAAGATTTGGACTTATTTAAACTGGTAGATACAGCAGATGAAGTGATTGAATACATCAACGAGTTCTATTCAAGAGATCATATATTGAGGCCGAATTTGTAG
- a CDS encoding helix-turn-helix transcriptional regulator: MKNRENNTMTLEQFKDKHYGQRGTARRDKLEAGYENFKIGAMIHEARIKRGLTQDQLAKRAGTTKSYISKIENNIKEIRFSTLKKIVELGLGGQIELSIKLNQ; this comes from the coding sequence ATGAAAAACAGGGAAAATAATACAATGACGCTTGAACAGTTTAAGGATAAACATTATGGTCAACGTGGTACAGCCAGACGCGACAAACTTGAAGCAGGTTATGAAAATTTCAAAATTGGAGCAATGATCCATGAGGCGCGAATTAAAAGAGGTTTAACTCAGGATCAGCTTGCTAAGAGAGCGGGAACAACCAAATCGTACATTTCAAAAATTGAAAATAATATTAAAGAAATACGTTTTTCAACACTTAAAAAGATTGTTGAACTGGGCTTAGGTGGTCAAATAGAACTTTCTATAAAATTAAACCAATAA